The region ttgttgttgtttttcaaaaacagggtttctttctgtagctctggcCGCCCAGGCtctagccctgtagaccaggctggcctcaaactcacagagatcatctgcctctgcctcccactgctaCTGCCTAGTTGCCGGTTTTGAtacatttgcttttctgtttgggGATACCCAAAACAAAGCCCTtttgtaataattaaaaatgtgtgtaaatATTAAACTTAAAAGGTCTGTGCAGAgggtaagttaaaaaaaaaaaactagaagaggAGCCCAAGTCAACTTATCAGCTGAATCTTAGGCAGCCTGGTCTGTGCCTCAGGGCAAGCCAGGGAGAAATGCCGTCCTGCAGAACTGTAAAGCCTGGTCTGGTGTTTGGGACCTGACATTCCTTGCTCAACATTTCAAAGGTAAGGCAATGTGGGCCTTATCATTCCCTTTGAAATCCTTAGACCCCCTCAGCAAACTTAAAACCCTAGCTGGGTCACCTGGTTGCTTAAAGGACAGCAGTAGGGTCTTACATGTCTTGGGAGATAGAGCTTATAGGTCAGCGTATAGTAAATGGTTAACCAAGACTGATACACGAAGTGATGAGCAAAGTCGTTTTGGGGGTTGCATATGATTCATGTGAATGTTCCCACCCCAAACATTCTCAGGACAGAGTGGAGGGCTTGTGAAATTTAGACCTTTGTCCCCAGAAAGCGTGATTGGGGTAGGGGGTCGAAGAGCACACCAGAAACCACTAGAAGCTTCCCTGGCCTTTAGCACAGCAGGAGATGACGACAGGTGAAGGGAGGTTCATCAGAAAATCTCCCGGAAGTTGAATTTGGTAGCACTGTATTACTTACAGCTGTCGAATCAGAGGCTAGAACTGGGCCAGCTCCACCTACACTCCTACTTCCTCAGTTTTATCTCTACCGCATCATCGCTGGCTCGCCAGAAGTCCTCTCTCATTGAGTGAGGAAGAAGGCAAGAAGCCTGCCTCCCCTGGAGCTGTCGCACTGAGCAAGGAAGAAGGCAAGAAGCCGCTTTCTTACCTGCAAGAAACTGGTAAACCGATATGGCCAGCCATTCAACCTTAAAGAAGGGGCAGAAGCACCCCCAGGCCAACGTTTCGGGGTATATGGACACACCTAGAAAGACCTCTAGGCCCCGCGGAATGAATCCTGTTGCCTCAGTGCCGACCCGCGGTGGTGCCTCTGCGACAGGCAAAGTTCTCCAGAGCATCACAGCCAAACCTGCAACATCTGACTCCATCTCTGTGGCTGGTGAAGATCGGGAGAGTCAGCATGCCGACCTCCAGGGTAGCGGTGGCCCGGACAGCCCAAACACAAAACTTGGACGTGTTGGGCCCCGGACAAGGAGCCTCGGAGAGAGGGACCAACCCTTGAAAGGAGCCACCTCGGCCAGCGGGAACCCGGCTCAGACAGAAAGTAGTAGAAGGAGGAAGCAGCCCGGCCGAGACCTAGCTACAAGATATCCAGGTGAGCTTCAGCTTCCGGAAGCTACAGAAGAGCCTTCTGTGTCTCAGCCATCATCTTCTCTGAGATCTCACCGCTCTGAAGCTTCCGTGCAGAGCCAGAAATTCTCAGAATCTGCCTTTGGAAGCgctgccaccatgtcacaccaggTGTCTACTCGGGCTTCTAAGACCCGCAGCCAAGctgttctgcctgtctctggtggTCACAAGAGTGCACCTGAGTTCAGCTTTGACGAAGGGCACGCCACTGCTGCTGGCCAGAATCTCTGTCAACAGGCCACTCTGCAGGTTCCTGATCCTGGTCTTGGTCAGggtgaatctgaggtcagccctGGTTCCAAAGGCGGCGTGATTGTTGGAGGCAGGGTACTCCGCTCACGTACCACTGCATCTGGTCATCATAGCAGTGCTTTGGAGGTCAGCCCTGGCGTCCGCCGCACCGGCCAGAGTTTACGCCCTCAAGCCGATCTACAGGATCCTGTTGGCAGCGCTACTGTGGGGCGTCGTCCTGATACTACAGGCAACCTCGCAACGCCACGCAAAGGCTCCCGTGTGTCCAGGCCTAGCTCTGACCGCCGATACAGCGGAGAGGCAGTGGAGCCTGCCTCTGGCCCTAGCAGCCAGACCCAAGGAAGCCTGTCCACCTCGCCGACTGAAGATCCGAAGAGCACCGAAACGGCCAACTGCAGCTCTCCTCCAAGGCGCCCAGTCCGTATGCGGGCCTCTTCCCCTTCACCTGGTAGGCGCTATCATTTGATTAGGCAGTTTAATGGGGTCCTCAGCTCTTTCCCCTTATTTTCTGATGCTCTGGATATTCCAAATTCTGGCTCTTCCTCAAGCAGTTCACCTGACCAAAGTCCCTGCGCCTCTCCTTGAGCTCTATCTGTGCTCTTAGATCAGATAGCCTTCGGCGTGCCTTTACGTGTGACATGAATAACCTGGATTCTTACATTTCTGAAGagtcagaggaagaaggaggggattcctcccactcccctactcCACCGGTACTGTGAATTTTTGTGAGTGTCCTCCGAGACTGATAAAAGGAATCAACACCTATCCCATTTTCTATGTATGAGGTTTCGAGGACTTCTCCCTATTCACCATTATCCAGAGCACATTTGAAACCTCCTGGCCCGAGCTATCCAGCACTTATAAGACCTTTGATTCCattctgtgctttttaaaaacaacttgggttttgttgctgttgggcTTTTCTTTTGACTCAGAGTTTTGCTTTCCAAGTTGCCTTTTATGTAGTTAAGCATTTTAATAAAAGTGTTAAGCTTTATTCAAAGAATTGAGTCTCTTTATTGTGGTACAGTTACTTTTAGGAGTTCATGTTTGGAGGATTAAGGAGAGTCGTTATCATGCGGCTGACTCTTTGGAAGGAATGAGCCATAAAGTACTGACCTAGAACTGTCTAAGATGAAGCTCTGTCCAACAAGTTAGAACAGGTGATTTGAAACTTGGAAAAGGGGAAAAAGCCCACGAGGAGCCAGGAAATGGCAGGGTAGCATgatctcaagtgtgtgtgtgtgtggggggggacagaaagagggagtgggaagaagaCTGATAAGGAGGAAAAAATTACTGGGGCCCAGTGCCTGAAGAGGGGGCTCAGTTTTTAATAGCAGAATAGTGTTTATGGGTTGGAAGTgggtagggggaggggaagaagagggagggagtggactTTCTGAGGTCTGGGGTGAGGCTTGGTCATAGGAGGGGAATGAAGGTTAAAGACTAAAGGCACGGGCGGCatggttttcattaaatatttgaatGCGTGTTGATGAATAAATCCACTGTGAAAAATCTCTGTACGGATGAGAGGCAGACATTTGGAGAGAATTGCTTGAATATTGTGTTTCTTAAATATTCCGGATGAATGGTCTTCAGcgttttaaatttttcactttaactgcataattaattaattactatgACAGAAATTAGCAGTTCAGAAGCTTGAGCTGGAAGCATAGTAAGTGATGAGTTAAAATGCAAATGAGGCCAGGAAAGTACCCCTCTCATTCCTCCTCATTTCCGGTATACAGCTAATAGAAGCATAGACCCTGACTTAGTCCTGAcccttcatattttaaaaaataactttctttttttggtttctctgtaaccttgactgtcctagaacttgttctgtagaccagtctggcctgcctttacctccagagatcagcctgcctgaCTCAGAGATCCGACGGCCTttacctccagagagctgggattaaaggcaagagcCCACTGCCCCCTGACTGAAAGTAATGCCTAATGCTTCTTAAGATCTGACATTTTGACTGGataacccacagagacagctgatcggAGTCttaggagctcactgactaggGAGCTTGCATGAGACCAACCTAGACCCTTTGTATGTGTTTGAaggttgtgtggcttggtctgtttgtggggctcctagcagtgggatcaggacctgtccctggcgaTTGAGTtggctttggggaacctattccccatgctgggttgcctcGCCCAGCCTGGATGCCTGGatgcaaggggaggagcttggccctgcctcaGCTCCGCGTtgctcatgggaggcctgcccctttctgaccaaggaaacagagaaagggatggaggCCGGTAGATGCGGGCTGGgtcgggaggagaggagggagggggaaactgtggtcagtatgtaaaataaatgaaaaagaaatttaaaaagacctGACATTTCACAGAAACAAGAAGTGTTCTTGTTCTAATGTCCTAATACTCTGTCACTTTTGAAGAAAAGGTTTCAGATATCCTCATTCCCTAAGGCTGCTTCCAGGGCTTGCAAAGTTCTAGTCTCTAAGTCCTTCCTAAGGTACTctaaacatacacagacatgcacacacacttttagGCTTCCGGTAGTCATGAAGATAGCTGTGGCAGCAGAGGGTAGAAAAGCctttaataatgtaaataattgaatggaaaaaaataaaaaacataaataaaaaagaaaaaaagaaaagcctttaaTATACAAGCTGAGGCTTTCTCAGAGTTAGGAGTAGTGAGACTTCTCATGGAAAGCGCAAACACTGATTAGGAGACTTGCTTGTACTTTTGTTCTATAGACTAAATGGATTAGTGAATTACCTATGTGTATAAAACTTTGTAGCTTCAAACCAAGAGACTTAGAGAcaatcatatatgtgtgtgtgcatatatctgtgtgtatatcatTGGTCTTAACCACCaacaatacaccacacacacacacacacacacacacacacacacgcacacacacacacacacacacacaaaacatgtaaTATCTCCCCATGCCTTGGACTTAGTAAAAGCAGTACTTGTGTGGTAGCTGAGGTTTCTTTTCCCAGTGATCTATCGTTATGGGGTCAGACATGTCGCCACCTCATTAGATACTTGTACTTTAGCTCCTGCGTTTTCGATCTACATGGGAATAGACCCTTAGCCAGTGTCTCTAGCTCAAACAGCATAACGAAATCTGTTTAAACTCTTTTGACTGCAAACTCTTCTCCTAAGCTTTGACCCTTAGCACATTCCCTCTTTTTTAAAGTACCAAATGCTAACACAAAGATCTCCCCAAAAGAGAGAGCAAGTGAGAATACGAGATTTATATTCAACCTGTGTATATCCCCCATACTTTAAATATTCTCTAAGTTATTCAAAATACTAAATTCAATGATAAGTAAGAAGGTGTTACTATTTTTTTGTGAATAATGATAAGAAAAGTGCACACTTCTTGGGTAGATACATTTTTACTCCTGAGTGTGATATGCATTTCGTTGGATCTGTGAACGCAGAACCCCCAGGCAGGGGATGCTGCCAATTTATCCTTCCCACCAACACAGATACTGATACCATATGCATAATGTGATGGATGTTATTTTTCCATATCTACCTGAATTTTTAGGTATTGGCTGGTACCTTATAACCTACATTTATGGAAAATATCTGTGTCCTCATTAGGTTTCTTAGTTTGACACatgctagagtcatctgagaagaggtgacaactgagaagatgcctccataagattggtctttggcaaacctgtagggcatcTTCAGGATTAATGACTCATGTGAGAGGGCCCACCTCCCAAGTGAGCAGTGGGGATGGGGTGCAGGTGTACCCCCCCACTCGGAAGGTGGTCGTGGGTTGTATAGGAAAGGAGGCTGAGTGAGaaataaggagcaagccagtaaacagctttGCTTCATGGGCTCTGCTCAGTTCCTACCCTCATTTCCTTTTATGATGGCTTTGTGATATGGAGATGTGAACTAGATAAATGCCCTCCCCGAGAgttggcattttatcacagaaatagaagccctaactaagataacATACACAATATTTTTGTCCTctatagttgttttgtttttatgtgggcTTGGGACGAGAGGAAAAAAGACATAGAGCCACGACTGTCACCAATCTCTCAGAATCTCTCCTACCAAATGTCCTTAATCCTTGAACAAAGTACCTGATGGTAACAGTGGTGTGTATTGTCGGGCTGTTTATATTTATAGAGAGAATACAATGGAATTCATCATCTCCACTAAtggaaaaaaagtagaaaaaatttaaatttattgaagAGAAACAAGGAGGAGTGGATGGCGGGAAGAAGGGAGGTTGAGAGAGGGactaggaagagaggagggggaaattgATTGGGctgaaaaaaattgataaaaatatttcaatttaaacTTGAGACTAAAAATCCACGAGATCTATGTgctacacaatttttaaaaagtggaacaAATACTGAggacaaagttttttttaagataagatgTCTTattgcccaggttggcttcaagcTTGATGTGTAGCCAAAACCACCTTCCAGCTGAGCCTCCTGCTATCTAGCAAGACGACAGGCATGCAACAGCACaccctggtttatgtggtgcttaGGAGTGAACACAGGGCTTCTTGCATACGAGGCAAGTACTCTAACAACTGAGCTACTTCATTAACCTCTGAACAGATAGTCAttgttttgcttctctttcttgagTGGCTGTACAGTTTTTAGTGTTTCAGACTAGAGTCAGACTATTTGCTCATTTCTTTATTCACTTATTTGTATGGTGCCAGAGATCAAACTTAGAGCTTCAGAAATTGCTGAAGCAAGCACTTTCACTTGGCCACACTCCAAGCCCTAGAAATAGACACTTTTTAATGTGGTAAATCTTACAACTTATAATTAATGGAGAGCcaacatttatttacattttacagGTGTGTCTTCAgttctgccatgtgtgtgccactTTGATCCTCCGTCTTCCCTACCTCTCCATCACATTGGACTGGCATTGGGAGCTGCTGTGGATCATGTAGTATATGCTTTTGCCCAAAGaactttatttgcaaatgttcattgcaatgagttgttgttctggttcaaggcctctgacttctgctacactatcaatactggaccctcaatGAAACTCCACTCAGTTGTCCTGCTGGTGCCCAGAGTCAGCTATGGCTCACGTGGCCTAGCAGATCATAGATAGTATAGACTTTCGGatgggccaactcaaagccccAAATATGGGCTTGATAGGAGCTGAACGGCTCAGTTTGGGCCTCCACCAGAAACAACCCCTCAGGCAAGCCTCAGGGCCAGCTCCTGCATGCACGTAATTGGTGAGAGATGAGGTCAGCTCTACTGCCTGCAGGCTTAGCTCTGCTGTTTCTGCCACCAGTGAAAGGGGACATAGTTCTTCCAGGGAGGTTAAAGATTGGGGCCTGCTCTCTTGCACATATGGTACTGAGGCTAGTactggggagggggcagcaggGCGAGCTCCTGCATGCACGTAATTGGTGAGAGATGAGGTCAGCTCTACTGCCTGCAGGCTTAGCTCTGCTGTTCCTGCCGCCAGTGAAAGGGGACATAGTTCTTCCAGGAAGGTTAAAGATTAGGGCCTGCTCTCTTGCACATATGGTACTGAGGCCAGTactggggagggggcagcaggGCGAGCTCCTGCATGCACGTAATTGGTGAGAGATGAGGTCAGCTCTACTGCCTGCAGGCTTAGCTCTGCTGTTCCTGCCACCAGTGAAAGGGGACATAGTTCTTCCAGGGCGGTTAAAGATTGGGGCCTGCTCTCTTGCACCTATGGTACTGTGGCCAGTACTGGGGAGGGGGCAGTTCTCCTGATGAGGCAGCAGGCAAGGGGTGAGACCAGCTCTCTGGTGCCCAGACCACCAGAGCCAGCGCTCTCATGGATCATGAtggtaacatgggccatggacaaCAACACAAACCCAACCATGGTCCTTAGCCACAGCTCGAGCCCAGACATCTTCATGATCCTGAGTGGCTGCATAGGCAACATCATGGCCCTCAGATACCAATATGGCCTCAGATGGCGGCCCAGATCTGGGGCATccacatgggccacagacatcaacatgtaTCCCAGTTATGGTAGGGCCACAAGCTCTATGGCCTTCTGCTGCAGCTGGAGCCTGGACGTCACCATAACCTTGGGTGAGAGCACAGGCCACTCGGTTCACTATGGCCCTGGAAGCAGTGTGGTCCTCAAAGTCCATCCACCTTAATTCAAAATCACATGTGAAAATAATTGTAGCAGATTATAATTTATGATAGCGGGAATATTGAAATATCTACACATGAGCAGGTTTAGAAAATGGGAACAATTGGACCTGCAAGACTACTTAGGAGGTAAGGTTCCTGTTCCCAGTCATGAAGACCTGAACTTGATGCACGGCATATGCATTGTGAGTAAAGAGAACGAACTTCAACTGATTGCCCCATTCACAGCTAGGCCCAGCTTTCATCTCAGGGTTCTTCTGTGGGGAAGAACCAGGATATCTGAAAGACTGTTGTAGTCTTTCTCTGGAGGTTGCTCACCAGCCAATCATCTATAATGTATAGGGCTTGACCCTCACCTagactcctctcagatatcctagTTGCCCctagtcatggagatcctgctgttatGGTTCCTTCAGTGGTCTCATGGCATGCCACCACCCAAACCACCCTGTTGTTTTCATCTCTCCTGAGCCAGCACCCTACCAGTGCACCAATTCCTTTTTCAGAATCAACAAGAATCAGCGTGTTGGaattggggatttagctcagttggtagagttcttgctCAGCATACATGAATTTCAGGGTTCTAGCTCCAGAACTGCATAATCCTTGTATGGGGACACATTCCTggaggtagagactggaggatcagaagctctGAGTTATCCTTGATTACATGGTGAATTCAAATGTAgaaggagactgctcattcgttcccaaataattacacagaaactatattaattacaacactgtttggccaatgactctagcttattcctagctcttacatcttaaattaaccaatttctattcaaTTTTTATATAGCCATGAGGTTGagctactggtaaggttcctaaagttccagcatgtccttttcctttggcagctacatgacatttccctgactctgtctattttctctctgtctgtctgtctctctctctgttctgatttcatgccttgctttactctgttaatccattggccaaatcagcttctttattaaccaatgctaataaaacatattcacagcatacagaggggaatcccacatcattcaagACTGGCCTTGCCATTACAATCAGGCAGTGTACTCTGCTTAAGTACTCCATATTATAAAACAGTAGTTCTTTTCAGGATGTACATTGTCTCAGGAGACTCCATTTTAGAAGCAGCTGTTTACTCTATTTTGAGGGAGAAGGATGACTGCAGGCCCTGGGTAAACCCAGAACCTGCACCATCTGTCACATAGCACCCACTCAGGACAGACTGATCACTGACTTTTGAGAGTAGAAAGGAAGCCACCCTGAAAGTTTCTTGGGCTGAACTGAGGCCATAGAGGCACATGGAAATATTAAAATCCTATCAGGGAAGCTAGGCCCAGGAATTCATTGGACATGAAAGACCAAGCAAAGTATGTAATTCTCTCATATGAACCTCATAAAGACACCTAACACTGCCTTGCTAAGGCTCCACaccaacctacctacctaccatctGATAGGCAGTGTGTGCCTCAGGGACACAGGACTTCCTgactcttcctgcttctctttggCCTGGTTTGCTGCTAGTGACACTGCTTACTTGATTGCCTGTGTGTCCACTTATTTGCCCTTCTGGACCTGGGTCTGGCCTCCCATTTCCTTATCCAGACCCACTTCCAACTATTACCTAGCAGCTGAACTCTGCAGCTTCTCAAACTGACTTACAGCAACTCCCTCCGGGCACTGGTCTGGTTTCTTATCTTATCAACACAGACTTTTGGCTCAGTCCACTCCTGAAGCTTCTTGAACTACTCTGTGACTTGTGGTATAAAAGATAATGTTAGTaattaagatttaaataaaagaaactgagtGGCCTAGACCAGGATTCCAAGGTAGTCAAATTAAACTGCAAATTTCTCTCATTGAAACTGCTAAGTTTCCTGAATGTGTTGTGGCTCAGTATATTCTGACATTGTGGAAAGACAAAAATGTTCATGTGCCTCTGTGTTTCTACCAGAGTATGCTCATGGCACTGGGCtacgtgaaaccctgtcttttcaaaacaacaacaacaacaacaacaacaacaacagcaacaacaacacagaACAACAGTGTGCTCATTATATCTTCATTTCTTAATACAGTTGGTACTTTTGGGACTTTGGTACCCCTTACTCTTTTAGCCTCAGATATGGCCTTAAACATGATGTTGTAGATATCTAAATACACTATCATTGATACTTTGTTGGGTAAATAGAAGCCAGCtaattatattactttattactatttttttaaagacccagtttctttgtgtagccttggcttacctggaactcactctgtagaccaggctggcctcgaactcacagagttctctgtctctgcctcccaagtgctgggattaaaggtgcgcactaCTATGCTCAgcatatatcattttattttttaggcaaGAAGTTTAAAATAATTGTCTGGCTTTTAATAATActgaaaggagtgtgtgtgtgtgtgtgtgtgtgtgtgtgtgtgtctgtgtgtgtgtgtgtataaatcagAGATCAATTTGGGGTATCATTCCAGAActttctaccttgttttctgaTACAGGAACAAACACAGGGACCTGCAGCTCTCTAATTATACTAGGTTAACTTCCTAGAGCAAGTACTTAACAGACTGAGCTATATCATCCCAGACACAAAACAtccattcttaaaaaataataattaatttaatatattttgatcatattattttcccttcccaaCTCCCTGCTCACCCAACATCATGTTTGTACTTATTGTttctcaaataaaccaaaaaaaccaaaaccaaacaaacaaaaaaagaaaatcaaacaaaaagacaagacaaaaaatatccaaacaaagcacgcatgcacgcacacacacacacacacacacacacacacacacaatggaatccATGCTGTGCTGGCCAACTACACCTgggcatgaggcctgccctggagtgtagTTGACATACCCAATGACACTCTGTTGAAGAAAACTCAGTTTCCCTTTGCCAGTGGGTAacaattgcaaatagtttcttggtTAGTGATGGCATCCCAGATTCACTTCTTCCTGTTAGTGCTGGGACTCCCTGACTCCtctgcaggtcttgtgcatgctgtcacaatctCTGATTTCAGATGTGTATCAGTCCTGCTGTGCCTGGAAGACACTgtatcctctggctcttaccatcttccACCCCCTCTTCTCAATAGATCCCCCAATATTGAGGCTCCAGAGAGATTTGATTAAGATACTGAgttttccaaagtctctcactgtctgtggGTCTTTGTGTTAATTCATAATTTGATGCTTATCTAAATAGAAGTTGatgatcattttattaattattatattttgtctCTAAAGAATGCTTTTTAAGAGCTAGagctatgaataaataaatacctagTAATGAAACAAATGGTTCCTATGGTTAATATTTATTTGATGTTTGCTTTTATAAGGATAGAATCTAGGGCCTTCCCTGTGTTAGGAAGTGTTCTAACACTGTGCATAGCCCCAACTCAATGTTTACTTAGTTTGTAAAGAAGTTATTTTCTAAACTGCATGTAGTTCACTCTCAGACCCAGACAAGGTTCCTGGCACAAGCCTGGTTCCTGGATGTTACCATGACTCCAGGTGGCAAGCAGGCCTCCCACACCAGCCTACTCCTTACTTCCTGCATTTCTTCCATCCTGCCTCTTTCCACA is a window of Arvicola amphibius chromosome X, mArvAmp1.2, whole genome shotgun sequence DNA encoding:
- the LOC119804982 gene encoding EZH inhibitory protein-like, translated to MASHSTLKKGQKHPQANVSGYMDTPRKTSRPRGMNPVASVPTRGGASATGKVLQSITAKPATSDSISVAGEDRESQHADLQGSGGPDSPNTKLGRVGPRTRSLGERDQPLKGATSASGNPAQTESSRRRKQPGRDLATRYPGELQLPEATEEPSVSQPSSSLRSHRSEASVQSQKFSESAFGSAATMSHQVSTRASKTRSQAVLPVSGGHKSAPEFSFDEGHATAAGQNLCQQATLQVPDPGLGQGESEVSPGSKGGVIVGGRVLRSRTTASGHHSSALEVSPGVRRTGQSLRPQADLQDPVGSATVGRRPDTTGNLATPRKGSRVSRPSSDRRYSGEAVEPASGPSSQTQGSLSTSPTEDPKSTETANCSSPPRRPVRMRASSPSPGRRYHLIRQFNGVLSSFPLFSDALDIPNSGSSSSSSPDQSPCASP